A genomic window from Flintibacter sp. KGMB00164 includes:
- a CDS encoding ATP-dependent Clp protease proteolytic subunit produces MDENKELQENTQETVKEENPILEYGSSIIQTSKGTVHVLTIVGQVEGHQVLPPSSKSTKYEHVMPLLAMVEESEAIDGLLVLLNTVGGDVEAGLGIAELIAGMSKPTVSLVLGGGHSIGVPLAVSAKRSFIAPSAAMTIHPVRLNGLVIGVPQTFYYFERVQERITQFVTANSKIKRETFTELMLKTGELAADVGSVIYGQEAVELGLIDEIGGLSSALDCLHGMIRERRAAEQQQ; encoded by the coding sequence ATGGACGAAAACAAAGAGTTACAGGAGAACACCCAGGAAACGGTCAAAGAGGAAAACCCCATTTTGGAGTACGGTTCCTCTATTATTCAAACCAGCAAGGGCACCGTCCACGTGTTGACCATCGTGGGCCAGGTGGAGGGCCACCAGGTGCTGCCGCCAAGCAGTAAGAGTACGAAATATGAGCACGTCATGCCGCTGCTGGCGATGGTGGAGGAGAGCGAGGCCATCGATGGGCTACTGGTGCTGCTGAACACGGTAGGCGGCGACGTGGAGGCGGGGTTAGGCATTGCCGAGCTCATCGCCGGTATGTCCAAGCCCACGGTCTCCCTGGTGCTGGGAGGCGGGCACTCCATCGGAGTGCCTTTGGCGGTATCGGCCAAGCGGTCTTTTATTGCCCCCTCGGCGGCTATGACCATCCACCCGGTGCGGCTCAATGGGTTAGTCATTGGAGTGCCCCAGACCTTCTACTACTTCGAGCGGGTCCAGGAGCGTATCACACAATTTGTTACCGCCAACAGCAAAATCAAGCGGGAGACCTTTACCGAGCTCATGCTGAAGACCGGAGAGTTGGCTGCCGACGTGGGCAGCGTGATCTACGGCCAGGAGGCGGTGGAGCTGGGGCTGATCGACGAGATTGGCGGCTTGTCTTCCGCTTTGGATTGTCTCCACGGGATGATCCGGGAGCGGCGGGCCGCGGAACAGCAGCAATAG